TATAGTTTCGCGTTCGTGGTGTATTTTATCAACACACCAGATACTCTATACTATTATGCACAATAGGTTTTAAATTGTTCCTAACTTTTCGCGAGTCAGATCTTTGATAATAAGAGATTGCAGCGAGAAATCTCCATAAAGTTAGCTCAGGCCATAAAAACATCGGTAAAATAGATGCAAGTGTTAGAAacctaaaacaaataataaaaattattttatatatgtatacatgcaAGCCTATTTGAtaagttataaaaagaaatatattttagacacaaaaataaaatgttttcttactTGCCACATGAGAAAGTCACTAAGTCGAGATACTCCGGAAGtacgaattaataaatctgGATTTGAAGATTTGTAAGTATACAAACACTCAGAAATCAAATCTTCGTTAATATCTTCTAGTaagatattattatgttttataccTTTTGCTATGTCTTTAATTGCATGAGTAAGTTCATCCTTTGCtgcagataaaaaatatgaaaatatagacaatacacatatgtatgtacataagtataatatgtaataaaaatgtaatacttttacttctagtataatatataaagatgtaaatataaatatgtatgataAAGCTTATACATGCGTAAGAGAAAGCAATATTTAGATGCTTTATTATTGTCTTTTATGGAATAGAGTGAATGCatttgaacaaaatttataaatagccAACTTCTTGTAcgtataaacaatataatatattttacattcattTTTAGTATAACAGAAGAGTgagaacataaataaatatggtgGTAAACTTACATGTATAAGGGCAAgccatatttaaaattattttattattatccttCGTGGCGATCATACATCGAGCAATTAGTTTGCATACATCTTCTGAAAGCAAGGACCAGTTACCAAACACACGAATGCAAACTCCAGCGTCCTTCAGTTTGTCTctggaaattatatatacattagtaACGAGATTTAAAATTGAGTCGCCCCATATAAcgtctaaattaaaatacatacaattcTTCTAAAAAACCTTTGAACTTCTGCTGCTAAGATCAATGAGATCCTTGACTTCTTCTTCACTACGATTGAAGTTATTTATGCTAAAAGCATAACTGTGATCTCTGCAATACCAAGTGCTAAACCCCATTTCAATGTTtccatcatttttttaaatctgttataaataaaatatatatatgaatacaaTGAATGCAACCACCAAACTTTCTCGAAAATACATACCCCCATTAAGTGTGCCTCTTTTCTGGCtatgtttcttttctttgcaTAGCGCCTATTGCCCGTCCATAATTATGCGATGTGTTTTTGGTAGTCGccagttttaataaatcttatgaCGAGCGATTGCAcccaatttaaaatatattttaatgtccaccacattttatgtataaatcagattatgtatgattaaaaaatgtataatcttTTCTCGGCGGACTGTCCAACTCGCTATGTCATCAATAATGGTCAATAATAGTCATCGAATGCCTTATATATAGTGCTGATTAACACGATATGACTATATTAGTTGTTAGTGGTAGGGTATATAGATCGAGGCAGGGAGAACCGGAACTCTGTGTCAAGAATCCGTTTgggaaaggagagagaaagaaccgCAATAAAATCTTGTTTTAGATATTTGTCAACAAGATTTCTATTAGGAAGCGGCCTTACCCATCTTAAAGAAAGAAACTACAGCggattacaaaaaattatattactggactacataaaagtattacagGCTGAAGTATTGTAatattctgcaatattttcgCACTACACGCTCGGATTACAGGAAAATAACCTGTAATATCTTTCCTGTAATATCTAGCCAGTAATATATTGCCGAGATTACAGAATAATAGCCTGTATCATTACAACGGGATTACAGGAAAATAATctgtaaagtataattatacatagaaaaaaatatataatataaaataatggaaaaaaaacatttatttaaaaattacctgCATGAAATTTGTACATTGTTCATGGCCGGTACATCCAATGTGattaaaaagtacaataaatgtaataaatttcaaacaatatttatggaaataattaatatgatgAGATCTCAAATTTCATGAATTGGTGATGGCATTACACGTTAACGCCTGtagtaatatattacatattttgtagATTACACGTGTAGTATATTACACATGTAGTGGATTATACACTTCATGGGCTAGACGTGTATTCTGTATAGGCCtgttctttgtcgctgcactactgaactggtgcaacaagttagaataaaacaaatatttttttttttattctaacttattgcaccagtacagCAGTGCAGCTATCAAGAATAAACCTTATTATAGGGATTTCACCACTGTAGTAACAACAGCTACAGTGTAATAACTATACAGATTACTGTGATCCTTTCTGTGATAACTACAGAGAGTCTTGTAATAACTGCACtactgtaatatttattggctGTAGTTTCTTTCCGTAAGGGTAGGTAGCACAAAGACGATCTAAAAGACGACTAAAAGATGACAAATTTTTGTCATGGACATCTTTCAGGTAGAGTTTATAGTCGACGAAAAGATGATTAAAAGACGACTTATGTCTCACAAACAGTCATCTTATAGCCGAaacttattgttattgtttcttttgtttCAGGAAGACGTTCAAAAActcttaaaaagatatttatataaaattataaaaattattttatatatataagtactaatattataatttgtttaattaaataatattgtaaatattagtGCAAAGTTTacgtaataattaagtaaaattaaatattaagtagttatatttaattattattaaataattatattattatattataaagtattgttaccatatatcatatatttattgaatatttcaatatattaatattaaaatattatattttattgtattaaattttgaaaataaattttattattgtaataatgatGATTACAATGATgacaatgataataataatgatgataatataatattattatagtctTTATTATCGGACTGGGGTTGCCGGTAGGGGAAGTTCGCCTAACGCCGGACGGCACCTATTGCCGGACACAACAAATATCTATACATATAGAAACGCGACAGAAAACGCTATAGTGGCAAAAGGAGAAAGGGAGGGAGTAATAACCTTGGACCTAGCGACACGCTTTTGCGACACGCAGTAAACAAATAGGAACTATCAATCGTTGCGctcggaagaaaaaaattgtactgcGTAAATTTTAGAAGAGTATATTATCAAAACTCTTGTGATTAAATAttgacttatatttttattaagtaatttggtaagtactttttcaattacgtcagtgtattttatataaaaagatacagttcaaaaaatatatttttttattttggatattCGCTGTTCCCTGGTACCGGACAGAACATTTTCCCCTAATGCCGGACAATGAAAATGTCAACGTTATGTGtctatgtttatttttataatattgaattataatattttgtttttggagAATAGAAAAACCTAGGAGGCATTAtggagaataaaaagaaaggatCATGGGATAAGGATAATTTGAAAACTGCTCTTGATAAAgttttgtcaaaaaaaatgGGACTGAGAGAAGCTGCGCTAAAGTATAGTATTCCTAAAAGCACtttacatgacaaaataaCCTGCCTAAAGTCCGGTGAAGAAATTGCATTGCAGCCTAAGCTTGGTAGATTCACCAAAACATTCCTACCAGAATATGAAGAACAATTATTGAACCATGTAAAAGACTTATCTAATCGATGTTTGCCacttatgaaaaaagaatttttaaagttgGCATATGACTTAGCTGTAGAGCTAAAGCTTCCTCATCGCTTCAACACTGAAAAAAGAACAGCtggtaaacatttttactatGATTTTATGGCTAGACATCCTGATTTATCACTAAGAACACCCGAGTCTACGAGTATGATGCGAGCTGTAGGTTTTAATAAGCCGCAGGTAGATTTGTTCTTCTCAAATCTTGAAAAACTCAtgaatcaatataattttcctcCTTCTAACAAAAGAAACAAAGCACCGAAAACAAACAGCAGTGGCACATTTATCCGGGCCTGAAGCTAATTACCTTGAAGGGTTCTTGGTTATGAGAAAACGCGAAATCTTTTTTCTAGTTTGTCATACACTTCTTTTAAGTCCGGTTATTAATGcatcaaataatatgtttgTGTCTTCTATACGAAACTTATTCTTGCCCTTTGGTAAATCTGTGCCTCTTTTGCcgtctgaaaaattttttgttttatttttttattttttagcttGTGTGGATATCTCTGAGTGTTTTGCTAACTATATTTGTGATCGGtacctattattttaaagttgttcGGCGTTAGGGGACTTACTTTTATTGTGTCCGGTATTAGGGGCCAGTTTATGTTTCACTAAAATCATAAATCAAAGATTAACTGTGATTTAAGATAATTGTTCTGACAAAGttgattattttgttcttttatctTGATTTCTAATATGTTAacttgtaataaatacaatataaaaaatatataacgaaatagttttttatttatcctgAAAAAACCTTAGGTGTCCGGCACTAGGCGAACTCCCCCTAcacaacattatttataatactactacaatattatatcCTACTACTTCCATATTCATGCCTAGCTCCATCCTCTTatgttctttttctctctctaatCCCTGTCACGCGGCCTGGCTATTTGTGATCTTACAACCTTCTCCTCCCTCCCCTACCcttgtttctaaaatataaccTCTCCTTTTCACGTCCTTCTTCCTCTTATGACTTCCTTTTTAGTTCGCATCTTTCGtgctctccgtctctcttccATCTTCCTGCGGGTGTCCCTGAGAGGTCGATGCTCGGCTCGCTATTCAACATCTTTATCAATGACCTTTGTCATTCCATAACGCACTACCACCATCTCCAATGACAAGGACAATCtccaaatttacatttatttttacgctcATCGATAGTCTTTCttctttacttaaaaaataataagacataagagaatttaaaatatacatttttaagtttacttttatatatttttaataatctattttttctaatacaatattttatttatgtctgAAAAAACGAGAAGTAAAATAATggaaatcatatatatttttatgtgatcAAACAGATAggttaatacaataaaatttctatataattaaacaaataaatatgttgaTTTTGTGAtagtaaaacataatttatttgtatatttattacatattattttgacaCAAAAAATACGCGcgcagttttataaaaattaaattaacgctaattttttaatgt
This is a stretch of genomic DNA from Monomorium pharaonis isolate MP-MQ-018 unplaced genomic scaffold, ASM1337386v2 scaffold_132, whole genome shotgun sequence. It encodes these proteins:
- the LOC118648026 gene encoding uncharacterized protein LOC118648026 — translated: MENKKKGSWDKDNLKTALDKVLSKKMGLREAALKYSIPKSTLHDKITCLKSGEEIALQPKLGRFTKTFLPEYEEQLLNHVKDLSNRCLPLMKKEFLKLAYDLAVELKLPHRFNTEKRTAGKHFYYDFMARHPDLSLRTPESTSMMRAVGFNKPQVDLFFSNLEKLMNQYNFPPSNKRNKAPKTNSSGTFIRA
- the LOC105837734 gene encoding LOW QUALITY PROTEIN: dehydrodolichyl diphosphate synthase complex subunit DHDDS (The sequence of the model RefSeq protein was modified relative to this genomic sequence to represent the inferred CDS: inserted 2 bases in 2 codons; deleted 2 bases in 2 codons), encoding MGFKKMMETLKWGLALGIAEITXYAFSINNFNRSEEEVKDLIDLXQQKFKGFLEELDKLKDAGVCIRVFGNWSLLSEDVCKLIARCMIATKDNNKIILNMACPYTSKDELTHAIKDIAKGIKHNNILLEDINEDLISECLYTYKSSNPDLLIRTSGVSRLSDFLMWQVSNTCIYFTDVLWPELTLWRFLAAISYYQRSDSRKVRNNLKPIVHNSIEYLVVDKIHHE